One genomic region from Rothia dentocariosa ATCC 17931 encodes:
- a CDS encoding TY-Chap domain-containing protein — translation MWEFGSHGEQTPTHVLLATAVWYAVAEAYGLAPDGSYAATTLDATVMADMLRLLESARVSPQNIALILGKVGAGLKYLALHPYTQLDELTYRDVCQHLPAESQDVAHGSFVWPPSCESIRDQLGDGGWSTAMLRTGVCPPDYAEYNWQLSGTSLTDMEFRNQLGSFMSYCIRYDRQPTVLAYGTWSTMRSNLGRVPFLAAVRAKYGSWHTALQVGRTMVTDALQMTKSEVAPVRVPPHPPSISPEQLAVQGIGVVKSEQTVSARDRWDEVTNSLGQRLASLPWSRHLRTYYVLTGAAHANAMPLVCIYRSPAGFLCEIAMEAEVLPKFSTDYLRSRGWAAPTPMQPMWNRNVFDPHEAAQDVVQAMRWGMGCSRWDYYRTDDLVLDAEDTSGTEAG, via the coding sequence ATGTGGGAGTTTGGTTCACACGGCGAGCAGACTCCCACCCATGTTTTGCTGGCGACCGCCGTCTGGTATGCGGTAGCAGAGGCTTACGGTTTGGCACCTGATGGTTCCTATGCCGCAACAACTCTGGATGCAACGGTCATGGCGGATATGCTGCGCTTATTGGAGAGCGCACGGGTTTCACCGCAGAATATCGCCCTGATTCTAGGGAAGGTGGGTGCTGGACTCAAGTACTTGGCGCTGCATCCATATACGCAGCTTGATGAGCTTACCTACCGCGATGTGTGCCAGCATCTTCCGGCTGAGTCTCAAGACGTGGCGCACGGTTCGTTTGTATGGCCGCCCTCCTGCGAGAGCATTCGTGATCAGCTGGGCGATGGCGGATGGTCAACCGCCATGCTGCGCACCGGTGTGTGTCCGCCCGATTATGCGGAGTACAACTGGCAGCTGAGCGGCACTTCGCTCACGGATATGGAGTTCCGCAACCAACTGGGCAGCTTCATGAGTTACTGTATTCGGTATGATCGGCAGCCGACGGTGCTTGCCTACGGAACCTGGTCTACCATGCGCAGTAATCTGGGCCGGGTGCCGTTTCTAGCGGCGGTGCGCGCGAAATATGGATCGTGGCATACCGCCTTGCAAGTGGGCCGCACAATGGTGACCGACGCCCTGCAGATGACGAAGAGTGAGGTCGCGCCGGTGCGGGTGCCGCCACATCCGCCCAGTATTTCGCCCGAGCAGCTTGCGGTGCAGGGTATTGGGGTTGTGAAGTCTGAGCAGACGGTTTCTGCCCGCGACCGTTGGGATGAGGTGACGAACTCACTCGGTCAGCGTTTGGCGAGTCTGCCTTGGAGCAGGCATCTGCGCACCTATTATGTGCTCACGGGTGCCGCGCATGCTAACGCAATGCCGCTTGTGTGTATCTACCGCTCCCCCGCCGGGTTCCTGTGCGAAATTGCGATGGAGGCTGAGGTTTTGCCCAAGTTCAGCACCGACTATCTGCGTTCGCGCGGGTGGGCGGCACCGACCCCCATGCAGCCTATGTGGAACCGGAATGTTTTTGACCCTCATGAGGCCGCGCAGGATGTAGTACAGGCGATGCGCTGGGGTATGGGCTGTTCCCGCTGGGACTACTACCGCACGGATGACCTGGTGCTGGATGCCGAGGATACCTCGGGCACCGAGGCCGGTTAA
- a CDS encoding Tex family protein, with protein MSEKHERTEATNTRILTMLSNELDLKPTRVRAAVNLLDSGSSVPFIARYRKEATGALTDTHLRAISTRLDALRALETRRENILSSLAQRREDGLIDPLTYEQLITGVGAASSKQDLEALYAPYRSERITKAQRARAAGLEALVEDLLEVPLAGVYDIAAAYVDEPDETDDKHAADAGKSEDAGITTVEEALDGARAILIDRALTDPTLAERLHERMVATGMISSRVIAGREAEGAKFADYFDFSDSIRRIRPHRVLALLRAKEAGIVRLSIDGATPAPPLSKLRGEARAAALALAENYENVRSGYEREVAAALRIPVQVLNTVDSEDRVLGWLAATVRTAWRKRLHPCLADRIRNALFEMAEREAITVFASNLRDLLLAAPAGQKVTLGLDPGLRNGVKCAVIDGTGHVLKTFTVYPHAPRYDRAGALAALEDAVLTHGVELIAIGNGTASRETDKLAAELLAKLRSQGYKAAQKVTVSEAGASVYSASELASEELPDLDVTVRGAVSIARRLQDPLAELVKIDPQSLGVGQYQHDVSVTALRRALDNTVEDCVNAVGVHLNSASAALLARVAGFNRTIAENIVAYRDEHGAFTTREELLNVPRLGAKAYEQAAGFVRILHGTEPLDASAVHPESYPVARRIIADAQRNHGALWQSGRLIGSDGEDPLTALDPADYVNRSIGEYTVHDIFEELRRPGRDPRPEFRTAHFSEDISRFEDVTVGMVLEGTVSNVAAFGAFVDIGVHQDGLIHISQMSREYVANPHDIVRSGDIVTVRVVEVDASRRRISLSLLVDAGEPGRSDAVHKKTNKRS; from the coding sequence ATGAGCGAAAAACACGAGCGCACCGAAGCTACGAACACCCGCATCCTGACGATGCTCTCTAACGAACTAGACCTCAAACCCACGCGTGTTCGTGCCGCCGTAAACCTGCTCGACTCCGGGTCTTCGGTTCCGTTTATCGCTCGATACCGCAAAGAAGCTACGGGCGCGCTCACCGACACCCACCTGCGTGCTATCAGCACCCGGCTCGATGCCCTGCGTGCGCTCGAAACTCGCCGCGAGAATATTCTCAGCTCGCTTGCTCAACGCCGCGAAGACGGGCTGATCGATCCGCTTACCTACGAACAGCTCATCACGGGGGTGGGGGCGGCATCCAGTAAACAAGACCTCGAAGCGCTCTACGCGCCCTACCGGAGTGAGCGCATCACCAAGGCGCAGCGTGCCCGCGCGGCAGGTCTGGAGGCGCTCGTTGAAGACCTGCTCGAAGTTCCCCTTGCCGGGGTCTACGATATTGCCGCAGCCTATGTGGACGAACCGGATGAAACCGACGATAAACATGCGGCAGATGCCGGAAAATCCGAAGACGCCGGAATTACAACGGTGGAAGAAGCCCTCGACGGCGCCCGCGCTATCCTGATCGACCGGGCGCTGACCGACCCAACGCTCGCCGAACGCCTTCACGAAAGAATGGTTGCCACCGGAATGATCTCTAGTCGAGTTATCGCCGGGAGAGAAGCCGAAGGGGCAAAATTTGCCGACTATTTCGACTTCTCCGATAGTATCAGGCGTATCCGCCCGCACCGGGTTCTCGCCCTGCTTCGCGCCAAAGAAGCCGGAATCGTGCGGCTCAGTATTGACGGTGCCACACCAGCTCCGCCCCTGAGCAAACTCCGCGGAGAAGCGCGCGCCGCCGCGCTTGCCCTCGCCGAAAATTACGAGAACGTTCGTTCGGGATACGAGCGTGAAGTCGCCGCCGCGCTGCGCATACCCGTGCAGGTTCTCAACACCGTCGACAGCGAAGACCGTGTGCTCGGCTGGCTCGCCGCAACCGTGCGCACCGCATGGCGCAAACGGCTACACCCCTGCCTGGCAGACCGCATACGCAATGCCCTCTTCGAGATGGCAGAACGCGAAGCCATCACCGTTTTCGCCTCGAACCTGCGCGACCTTCTGCTTGCCGCGCCCGCCGGGCAAAAAGTCACCCTCGGGCTTGACCCGGGGCTGCGTAACGGCGTGAAATGCGCGGTTATTGACGGCACCGGGCACGTGCTGAAAACCTTCACGGTGTACCCGCACGCGCCTCGATACGACCGTGCCGGTGCGCTCGCTGCCCTCGAGGATGCGGTGCTCACCCACGGCGTGGAACTTATTGCCATTGGCAACGGCACCGCCTCACGTGAGACAGATAAACTCGCCGCCGAACTGCTGGCGAAGCTGCGTTCTCAAGGGTATAAGGCGGCACAAAAGGTTACCGTATCAGAGGCGGGGGCATCCGTATATTCGGCTTCTGAGCTCGCCAGCGAAGAGCTGCCCGATCTTGATGTAACGGTACGCGGGGCGGTCTCGATCGCTCGGCGGCTGCAAGACCCGCTCGCCGAACTCGTCAAAATTGATCCCCAGTCTTTAGGCGTAGGGCAGTACCAGCATGACGTCAGTGTGACCGCTTTAAGACGCGCCCTCGATAATACGGTTGAGGACTGCGTAAACGCGGTGGGGGTTCACCTGAACAGCGCATCCGCCGCACTGCTTGCGCGTGTTGCCGGTTTTAACCGCACGATTGCCGAAAATATCGTGGCGTACCGGGACGAACATGGGGCTTTCACCACCCGGGAAGAGCTTCTGAACGTTCCTCGGTTAGGGGCTAAGGCCTATGAACAGGCGGCGGGATTCGTGCGGATTCTGCACGGTACCGAACCGCTGGATGCCTCTGCCGTGCACCCCGAATCGTACCCTGTGGCGCGGCGTATTATCGCCGATGCGCAGCGGAATCACGGGGCGCTCTGGCAATCCGGGCGGCTTATCGGCAGTGACGGGGAAGACCCGCTCACCGCGCTCGACCCCGCCGACTACGTGAACAGGAGCATCGGCGAATACACCGTGCACGATATTTTTGAGGAATTGCGCCGCCCCGGGCGTGACCCGCGCCCCGAATTTCGTACCGCACACTTCTCTGAGGATATCTCTCGCTTTGAGGACGTAACCGTTGGGATGGTGCTTGAGGGAACCGTCTCGAATGTGGCGGCCTTCGGTGCCTTCGTCGATATCGGGGTGCACCAAGATGGGCTGATTCATATCTCGCAGATGAGCCGCGAGTATGTTGCGAACCCGCACGATATTGTGCGAAGCGGCGATATCGTGACTGTGAGAGTTGTTGAGGTGGATGCGTCTCGCCGCCGTATTTCGCTCTCGCTGCTGGTAGATGCGGGTGAGCCGGGGCGCTCGGATGCGGTGCATAAGAAAACGAATAAACGTTCTTGA
- a CDS encoding aldo/keto reductase has product MVKNITFNDGNSIPQLGYGVWQIEDNGAADAVGTALEAGYRHIDTASIYGNEVGVGRGIAASSVPREDIFLTTKLWNSDQGFEKAIAALDASLERLGTDYVDLYLIHWAMPQQGTYLESWRALIELKKQGKVRSIGVSNFPQAQLREIIADTSVTPAIHQIELHPYFSQEDMRAVHSEFGIVTEAWSPLGQGGEILKDPVIVEIAGKHGISPAQAVLAWHLAKGIVAIPKSVTPARIAENFAAANVTLDTADIAAIDGLTRKDGRIGPDPENPKF; this is encoded by the coding sequence ATGGTCAAAAACATCACGTTCAATGACGGCAACAGCATCCCTCAGCTTGGGTATGGCGTGTGGCAGATTGAGGATAATGGTGCCGCCGATGCTGTCGGTACGGCTCTCGAAGCAGGGTACCGCCACATCGATACCGCATCCATTTATGGGAACGAGGTTGGGGTAGGTCGTGGTATTGCCGCCAGCTCCGTGCCGCGTGAGGATATTTTTCTCACCACCAAGCTGTGGAACTCGGATCAGGGTTTTGAGAAGGCTATTGCCGCGCTTGATGCATCGCTAGAGCGGCTCGGCACCGATTACGTGGATCTGTATCTGATTCACTGGGCTATGCCGCAGCAGGGTACCTATCTGGAGTCGTGGCGGGCGCTCATTGAGTTGAAAAAGCAGGGTAAGGTGCGTTCGATTGGTGTCTCTAACTTTCCGCAGGCTCAGCTGCGCGAAATTATCGCCGATACCAGCGTGACCCCGGCGATTCACCAGATTGAGCTGCACCCGTATTTCTCGCAGGAAGATATGCGCGCGGTGCACAGTGAGTTTGGTATTGTGACTGAGGCTTGGTCGCCGCTCGGTCAGGGTGGCGAGATTCTGAAGGACCCGGTGATCGTTGAGATTGCGGGTAAGCACGGTATCTCTCCGGCGCAGGCTGTGCTCGCCTGGCATCTGGCGAAGGGGATCGTGGCGATTCCGAAGTCGGTTACTCCTGCGCGCATTGCCGAGAACTTTGCAGCCGCTAATGTCACCCTGGATACAGCAGATATTGCGGCGATTGATGGGCTTACGCGGAAGGATGGTCGCATAGGTCCGGACCCTGAGAATCCTAAATTCTAG
- a CDS encoding DEAD/DEAH box helicase translates to MSTPNPFPDIPVTVAQIIRQAGHKAYQRGLAYARQREVVRYTYDEDENTLEGLVNGSTPIPYEVDIRFFLGSDADSNLFNARCTCPVAADCKHAVALMLTALDRAKTARKALDNAPGDRIRQSMNPESPEDTVRQVAEAADDPLAALRASGAIRSASSLTTEPESLSLNDHENTHSSPSKISVWRRDMAQVLAARGEASGIDSARVPGALDLSFSISGSYARGRNIPGATPPINLLARPLMQSKTGRWIKGGLSWETFASSVGGPVGRHEVYPEHERFFAEIYAIARPWQNMYSSHRDWISLTATNSTLLWDVLARTEQIGLPILLEGFEVTTAVLPPAQVRVHAGAVEVESRQNAEAAVSEDSAPDLALHAALGWETREDNRVRQLWFDAAHCHPIGSPRSGFFALGSLVQRIYEEQAHRVHWKSTRKGALDAPHRDVFQAQSSQEQAEKSSGENENSETQAGGLIPELSSENAATPTIPDLPEGLNLAFIPLAEPLDAAAESLVSRGEMRIPAGEREAFHREFLPTLTRAVPFLTPDPTLALPKVRSPYLVFEAHFDDEISHDALLNWYWEYPKNPLDEEGTDSGVRRLPALGLGTERDERFEARVLRAVRSATASNPVLAGGFGERRSQGWETRDILAHVLPALRRIPGVRVRLLGSVPEFTEATDAMIEIKVTEGNSRDWFGLGIAIKVNNWTVPFAQVFEALDRNQDRILLGNGTYFSLNRPEFSALRTLIEEARTLNETGGELRINRHQAGLFSELESLASSVETVASWDAQVKSLLALVEAADRAGETADSEEVLENEHSDSLSVSSGVFSANHLPSPPGLTAVLRPYQLEGFRWLAFLRQHRLGGILADDMGLGKTVQVLALLAQAIAEHEQRADHTEFAPFLVVAPTSVVGNWAQEAARFVPGAKVVTITESTSKSGKSIAELVQGAHLVLTSYALFRLDEDGYTEFGNHVPENAEKSTSPHAGWGALILDEAQFVKNTKTRAWKVARALNAQVKLAITGTPMENNLMELWALLAIVADGLFPSARMFRDLYARPAESGEDPQVIEKLRRRVRPLMLRRTKDVVAADLPEKNDVRVNVPLTTAHRHIYDMHLQRERQKVLGLLDDMDKNRFTIFQSLTLLRRLALDATLIDPDEYAGVASAKLEYLVEHLPSLLGDGHRVLVFSQFTGYLRTIAERLQAEGIDYLYLDGTTRNRPQVLKDFAEGAAPVFLISLKAGGFGLNLTEADHCFIMDPWWNPAAEQQAVDRIHRLGQERDVHVYRLVAEGTIEEKVMDLKASKAALFDAVVNDGSFASSRVDAEQIRELFTPTDS, encoded by the coding sequence GTGAGCACGCCAAATCCCTTCCCCGATATCCCCGTCACCGTTGCGCAGATTATTCGGCAGGCGGGGCATAAGGCATACCAGCGCGGGCTTGCTTATGCCCGTCAGCGTGAAGTGGTGCGCTACACCTACGACGAAGACGAAAACACGCTGGAAGGTCTGGTGAACGGGAGTACCCCTATTCCCTATGAGGTAGATATTCGCTTCTTCCTGGGTTCTGACGCCGATTCCAATCTTTTCAACGCACGATGCACATGCCCGGTCGCCGCCGACTGCAAACATGCCGTCGCCCTCATGCTCACCGCACTCGACCGCGCCAAGACCGCGCGGAAAGCCCTCGACAATGCGCCCGGCGACCGCATCCGCCAGTCTATGAACCCGGAGAGCCCAGAAGATACCGTGCGACAGGTTGCGGAGGCAGCCGACGATCCCCTGGCGGCGTTGCGCGCATCCGGGGCTATTCGTTCGGCAAGCTCGCTCACCACCGAACCAGAATCTCTCTCCCTGAACGACCACGAGAATACGCATTCTTCGCCCTCGAAAATTTCGGTGTGGCGGCGCGATATGGCGCAGGTTCTCGCTGCCCGGGGTGAAGCATCCGGTATTGATTCGGCACGGGTTCCGGGGGCGCTCGACCTTTCCTTCAGCATTTCGGGTTCGTATGCGCGCGGGCGCAATATTCCCGGTGCAACCCCGCCTATCAATTTGCTGGCGCGACCGCTGATGCAGTCCAAAACCGGGCGCTGGATCAAGGGCGGGCTCAGCTGGGAGACCTTCGCCTCCAGCGTTGGTGGGCCGGTCGGTCGTCACGAAGTGTACCCCGAGCACGAACGATTCTTCGCCGAGATATACGCTATCGCACGCCCGTGGCAGAATATGTACTCTTCGCATCGGGACTGGATTTCGCTCACCGCCACGAACTCTACGCTACTGTGGGATGTTCTAGCGCGCACAGAGCAGATTGGCCTGCCGATTCTTCTCGAAGGGTTTGAGGTGACTACGGCGGTTCTGCCGCCCGCCCAGGTGAGGGTACACGCCGGAGCCGTTGAGGTCGAATCCCGACAGAACGCAGAGGCTGCCGTGAGTGAAGATTCCGCTCCTGACCTGGCTCTTCATGCCGCCTTGGGATGGGAAACCCGCGAAGATAACCGGGTGCGGCAGCTCTGGTTTGATGCCGCGCACTGCCACCCCATCGGCTCGCCACGCTCAGGATTTTTCGCGCTCGGTTCTCTTGTGCAGCGTATTTACGAGGAACAGGCGCATCGGGTGCATTGGAAGAGCACGCGCAAAGGCGCCTTAGACGCGCCGCATCGCGATGTTTTTCAGGCTCAATCTTCACAAGAGCAGGCGGAGAAGAGCTCGGGCGAAAACGAAAATTCTGAAACGCAGGCGGGCGGGCTCATTCCCGAACTTTCGTCCGAGAACGCTGCGACGCCGACTATTCCGGATCTGCCGGAGGGTCTTAATCTGGCGTTTATTCCGCTTGCCGAGCCTTTGGACGCAGCCGCAGAATCGTTGGTATCTCGCGGCGAAATGCGTATTCCGGCGGGCGAGCGCGAGGCTTTTCACCGCGAGTTCTTGCCTACCCTCACGCGGGCCGTCCCGTTCCTTACCCCAGACCCGACTTTGGCTCTGCCGAAGGTTCGTTCGCCCTATTTGGTGTTTGAGGCGCATTTTGATGATGAGATTTCGCACGATGCGCTCCTGAATTGGTATTGGGAGTACCCGAAGAACCCACTCGATGAAGAAGGCACAGACTCGGGGGTTCGCCGCCTGCCGGCGCTGGGCTTGGGCACAGAACGCGACGAGCGTTTTGAGGCGCGGGTGCTGCGCGCGGTACGGTCGGCGACCGCATCTAACCCGGTGTTGGCAGGCGGGTTTGGGGAACGCCGTTCTCAGGGATGGGAAACCCGCGATATTCTCGCTCATGTGCTGCCCGCCCTGCGGCGTATTCCCGGGGTTCGCGTGCGGCTGCTCGGTTCCGTGCCTGAGTTTACCGAGGCAACCGACGCCATGATTGAGATCAAGGTGACCGAGGGTAATTCGCGTGACTGGTTCGGGCTGGGTATCGCTATTAAGGTCAATAACTGGACTGTGCCTTTCGCCCAGGTTTTTGAGGCGCTCGATCGGAATCAGGATCGTATTTTGCTGGGTAACGGCACCTATTTTTCACTCAATCGCCCGGAGTTTTCGGCGCTGAGAACCCTCATTGAGGAGGCTCGCACGCTCAACGAAACCGGCGGTGAGCTGCGTATTAACCGGCATCAGGCGGGACTATTCTCTGAGCTGGAATCGCTCGCTTCGAGTGTGGAAACCGTGGCTTCTTGGGATGCGCAGGTCAAGAGTCTTCTCGCCCTTGTGGAGGCCGCCGACCGTGCGGGTGAGACCGCCGATTCCGAAGAAGTTTTAGAGAACGAACATTCCGATTCTTTATCTGTTTCTTCCGGCGTATTTTCAGCGAATCACCTGCCCTCTCCCCCGGGTCTTACGGCAGTCCTGCGACCTTATCAGCTTGAGGGTTTCCGCTGGCTCGCGTTCTTGAGGCAGCACCGGCTGGGCGGGATTCTTGCCGACGATATGGGCTTGGGCAAAACCGTGCAGGTGCTCGCTCTGCTTGCCCAAGCGATCGCCGAGCATGAGCAACGCGCCGATCACACCGAGTTTGCACCTTTCCTCGTGGTTGCGCCAACATCCGTGGTGGGTAACTGGGCGCAAGAGGCTGCACGATTCGTGCCGGGTGCGAAGGTGGTGACTATCACCGAGTCTACGAGCAAAAGCGGCAAGAGCATCGCCGAGCTAGTGCAGGGTGCGCATCTGGTGCTCACGAGCTATGCGCTGTTCCGCCTCGACGAAGATGGATACACCGAATTCGGTAACCACGTTCCCGAAAACGCAGAGAAGAGCACTTCCCCGCATGCAGGGTGGGGTGCGTTAATTTTGGATGAGGCGCAGTTCGTGAAGAACACGAAAACTCGCGCGTGGAAGGTGGCGCGTGCCCTAAACGCGCAGGTGAAACTCGCCATCACGGGCACCCCGATGGAGAACAACCTCATGGAGCTTTGGGCACTCTTGGCGATTGTGGCGGATGGGCTGTTCCCCTCGGCGCGAATGTTCCGCGACCTATATGCGCGCCCCGCCGAGTCCGGTGAAGACCCGCAGGTTATTGAGAAGTTACGCCGCCGGGTTCGCCCTCTGATGCTGCGCCGCACGAAGGATGTGGTCGCCGCCGATCTTCCCGAAAAGAACGATGTGCGGGTAAACGTGCCGCTCACGACGGCGCATCGGCATATTTACGATATGCATCTGCAGCGCGAGCGGCAGAAGGTGCTCGGGCTTTTAGATGATATGGATAAGAACCGGTTCACGATTTTCCAGTCGCTCACGCTTCTGCGGCGGCTGGCGCTTGATGCCACGCTTATCGACCCGGACGAATACGCCGGGGTGGCTTCCGCCAAGCTCGAATATTTGGTGGAGCATCTGCCCTCGCTCTTAGGCGACGGGCACCGGGTGCTGGTGTTCAGCCAGTTCACGGGGTATCTGCGCACAATTGCTGAACGGCTGCAGGCTGAAGGCATCGACTACCTGTACTTGGACGGCACAACCCGCAACCGCCCGCAGGTTTTGAAAGATTTCGCCGAGGGTGCGGCACCGGTGTTCCTGATTTCGCTCAAGGCGGGCGGGTTCGGACTGAACCTGACGGAGGCAGATCACTGTTTCATTATGGACCCGTGGTGGAACCCGGCGGCTGAACAGCAGGCGGTGGACCGCATCCATAGGCTGGGGCAGGAACGCGATGTGCACGTGTACCGACTGGTGGCTGAGGGCACCATTGAAGAGAAGGTCATGGATTTGAAGGCCTCGAAAGCTGCACTGTTTGATGCGGTCGTCAACGACGGTTCCTTCGCCTCGTCCCGGGTGGATGCGGAACAGATTCGTGAGCTTTTCACCCCGACTGATTCCTAA
- a CDS encoding nuclease PIN has protein sequence MVQARATRKERAFGAWLSMYNSSSSPASPLTPARSYQENLRAASVPARGGYQAVSIQDYARISSKRDEFLNFLLLPNPEGIPAVEYAGLRVA, from the coding sequence TTGGTACAGGCAAGAGCAACGCGAAAGGAACGCGCATTCGGCGCATGGTTGTCAATGTACAACAGCTCTTCATCTCCAGCATCCCCCCTTACTCCTGCACGCTCTTATCAGGAAAATCTGCGTGCCGCATCCGTGCCCGCACGCGGCGGTTACCAGGCAGTAAGCATTCAGGATTACGCACGTATTTCTTCTAAGCGCGACGAATTCCTCAATTTTCTGCTTCTTCCCAACCCCGAGGGTATTCCCGCCGTCGAATATGCCGGTCTGCGCGTAGCATAG
- a CDS encoding plasmid stabilization protein: protein MSASGLLLDSDVLAEIRKATPDPKVVAFLRRRAYKHLYISVLSVGELKGLYPYPETDRWIAELLDRFADHIINVDARVSLEWAGRSAPRGTHSHGRKDAEPLPTAALEGLMAASAQAHDLEIVSSKAEVYRSWGVPAVNPWIED, encoded by the coding sequence ATGAGCGCCTCAGGACTGCTTCTCGACTCGGATGTACTCGCCGAGATCCGCAAAGCCACGCCAGATCCCAAAGTTGTTGCCTTTCTGCGCCGCCGCGCCTATAAACACCTCTACATTTCGGTGCTGAGCGTAGGCGAGCTCAAAGGACTCTACCCCTACCCAGAGACCGACCGCTGGATTGCCGAACTTCTCGACAGATTCGCCGACCACATCATCAACGTGGATGCGCGCGTAAGCCTCGAATGGGCGGGACGCAGCGCTCCGCGCGGCACTCACAGTCACGGACGTAAAGATGCCGAGCCCCTGCCCACCGCCGCCCTCGAAGGTCTGATGGCGGCGAGCGCCCAAGCTCACGACCTCGAAATCGTTTCTTCAAAAGCTGAGGTGTACCGGTCCTGGGGCGTACCCGCGGTGAATCCGTGGATTGAAGACTAA